The DNA window GGAAGACGTCGAGGAACGCATCCGGTCCCTCGGCTCCACCTGCTACGCCCGCTCTGGCCAAGTCACCGTCCACCGGCGGTGGACGCATCTGATCCGGATCGACATCACCCGCCGGGACCCACTCGACTCCAAGACCCCGGTCGAGTCCGGCCTCATCCCCAAGGGCACCGAACAAGCCCTCATCCCCGCCAACATCCCCACCGCCGACCAAGCGGCTGGTGTGCGGGCTTCTGAGTGGGCCGTCGGCATCGGCCTACCCCTCAACAACCACGACGTCGACGAGAACGACACCCAAGTGATCCAGAGCCGTCAGGGCGCCAGGAGCGGCGCCGGCGGCAAGGCCAACGGCCAGGTGACCGACAACACGAGCACGTCGGGGTTCGCCGCTGCGAAGGAGACCACCAGGAAACGAACCACGACCAAGAAGGAGACCCCGGCACCTGCGCCAGATCGGCCGGCTCCGGTGTTGTCGGCCTCCGGTGAGGACGTGTCCGATTATGTCTAGCCGCCACATCGGCGGAACGGTTGTCCCCGGCCCACGGGCCGGGGACAACCCCCCATCCGCCCACAACGAACCAACCCAGGTTCTCCCCACCTACCCGCCCGCCGACGAGCTTGCGTCGTCGCCGTCGCGGCGGCTGCTGCGTCGTCGACTCCGCCGCGGTGGCGCGTCGGTGTCGGGGCTGTCGGCCTACGACAAGGTGCACTTCGGCATCGACGAGTACGGCCGCCCCCTGCGCGTCGAACTCGCCTCCCGCAGCCTCCTCGCCGGGGGGCTGTCGAGGTCGGGGAAGTCCGGGTTCATGTCCAACGGGGTCGGCCACATGTCCCAGTGCACCGACGCCCGCATCATCCTCATCGACGGCAAGATCGTCGAACTGATCCTGTGGAAGGAGATCGCCGACTTCTTCGTCGGCCCCGACGCCCACCTCGCCAACCACGTCCTGTCCGTCCTCCAGGCCGAGATGGACCGCCGGTATGAGTGGCTGACCGAACGGCGGCGCAGGAAGGTCGTCAAGGGCGACGGCATGGACCTGATCACCGTCTGGATCGACGAACTCTCGGTCTTCACCTCCGTCTACGGCACCAAGGAATCCCAGGAGCGGTTCCTGTCCCTGCTGATGGACCTCGTACAACGAGGCCCCGCCGCCGGGATCGTCGTCGTCGCCGCCACCCAGAGGCCTTCGGCGGACATCGTGCCCACCCGGGTGCGGGACGTGTTCTCCTACCGGGTCGCGTTCCGCTGCGCCACCGAAGCATCGAGCGACATCATCCTGGGCACCGACTGGGCCGCCCAAGGCTTCGACGCCTCCAAGATCCCACCCAACCGGCCCGGCGTCGGCTACTGCCTCGCCGAAGAAGGCCGGCCGTTCCGGTTCCGCTCCGTCTACCTGACCGATGACGAGATCGACACCCTCGTCGCACGCTCCCTGTCCATCCGCGGCGGCCAATTCGGGGGTGTGGCATGACGCGCCAGTCCGAAGCCGCAGCGCCCACCCAGGTCCCTCACGAGCAACTGGCCGAGCTT is part of the Actinopolymorpha sp. NPDC004070 genome and encodes:
- a CDS encoding cell division protein FtsK translates to MSGLSAYDKVHFGIDEYGRPLRVELASRSLLAGGLSRSGKSGFMSNGVGHMSQCTDARIILIDGKIVELILWKEIADFFVGPDAHLANHVLSVLQAEMDRRYEWLTERRRRKVVKGDGMDLITVWIDELSVFTSVYGTKESQERFLSLLMDLVQRGPAAGIVVVAATQRPSADIVPTRVRDVFSYRVAFRCATEASSDIILGTDWAAQGFDASKIPPNRPGVGYCLAEEGRPFRFRSVYLTDDEIDTLVARSLSIRGGQFGGVA